A window of the Brassica oleracea var. oleracea cultivar TO1000 chromosome C1, BOL, whole genome shotgun sequence genome harbors these coding sequences:
- the LOC106323793 gene encoding uncharacterized protein LOC106323793 produces MKIQPTETDIPASRDSAKPVLKSRLKRLLDRPFTNVLRSSNSDKPLIEAQHGRERDGVVSEFEPSSVVLAKMVQNYMEESNERQAKNGRNRCNCFNGNNDDSSDDEFDLFGCSVESFNDAYDHFKSLIPCASVMERNLSADAAKILEKNKSVKRKDDLRKLVVDGLSALGYDSSICKSKWDKTRSIPAGEYEFIDVIVNGERLLIDVDFRSEFDIARQTNAYKALLQSLPFVFVGKSDRISQIVSMVSEAARQSLKKKGMHFPPWRKADYMRAKWLSSYTRNSGDNAPEPMVSSAFVAETGIDCSEIELSFEEKFLASVNSPSSPLKSVAGSDDVAEAVEREAKVVTGLASLFKENP; encoded by the exons ATGAAGATCCAACCGACTGAAACAGATATTCCGGCGAGTAGAGACTCGGCTAAACCAGTGCTCAAGTCTCGCCTCAAGCGTCTCTTAGATCGACCGTTTACAAATGTTCTGAGAAGCTCAAACTCAGATAAACCACTCATCGAAGCTCAACACGGTCGAGAGCGAGATGGAGTCGTCTCCGAGTTCGAGCCGAGCTCCGTCGTTTTAGCGAAGATGGTTCAGAACTACATGGAGGAGAGCAACGAGAGGCAAGCTAAAAACGGACGCAATCGCTGCAATTGTTTCAACGGGAACAACGACGATAGCTCCGACGATGAATTCGATTTGTTCGGTTGCTCCGTCGAGTCTTTCAACGACGCTTATGACCATTTCAAG AGCTTGATACCATGCGCGAGCGTCATGGAGAGGAATCTATCAGCTGATGCCGCGAAGATTCTGGAGAAGAACAAATCAGTCAAACGAAAAGATGATCTGAGGAAGCTTGTCGTTGATGGACTCTCAGCTCTTGGTTATGATTCCTCAATCTGTAAATCGAAATGGGATAAAACTCGCTCTATACCGGCCG GCGAGTACGAGTTCATCGACGTGATTGTAAACGGTGAAAGGCTTCTGATTGATGTGGATTTTCGATCGGAGTTCGATATCGCACGGCAGACGAATGCATACAAGGCGTTGCTTCAGTCTCTACCGTTCGTTTTCGTCGGGAAGTCTGACCGGATCAGTCAGATCGTTTCGATGGTTTCAGAGGCGGCGAGGCAGAGCTTGAAGAAGAAAGGTATGCATTTTCCACCGTGGAGGAAAGCTGATTACATGCGAGCTAAGTGGCTGTCTTCGTACACACGAAACTCCGGCGATAACGCCCCGGAGCCGATGGTTTCGTCCGCCTTCGTCGCTGAAACGGGGATAGACTGTTCGGAGATTGAGCTGAGTTTCGAGGAGAAATTTTTGGCGTCGGTGAATTCTCCTTCCTCTCCTCTTAAGTCGGTTGCCGGAAGTGATGACGTGGCAGAGGCGGTGGAGAGAGAAGCCAAGGTCGTCACGGGATTAGCTTCACTGTTCAAGGAGAATCCCTAG
- the LOC106332301 gene encoding uncharacterized protein LOC106332301 isoform X2: MQTFSQLGPSEVFFIARRDNPCTRAQLWFTGRLPFRQESFGFRIKNRVEYSARPVPPNLIAAEKEEAKAVLTLFFKKQGLSNSVSVRIINKSDLFIDHLVSRLHSVHKARYLVGRELTTLEIRDSLIPYLEQLHEQHGDLLSDLVVSFPDPPPPAEDRPLSSSPPAALAPPRGLTDSAADTKKLRAVSRVSELDTEGALRPQTLYLLDLGLNLEQIKTITRKFAAFPYYSLEGKIKPVVEFLLDLGIPKSDIPTILCKRPQICGISLTDNLKPTMAFLETLGIDKNQWAKIIYRFPAILTYSRQKLISTVDFLTQTGLSEEQIGKILTRCPNIMSYSVEDKLRPTMEYFKSLNVDVAVLLHRCPQTFGLSIETNLKPVTEFFLQKGYGIDEIGIMISRYGALYTFSLRENLMPKWDYFQTMDYPKSELVKFPQFFGYSLQERIKPRYELVKRSRVTLLLNQVLSLSGVEFEKVVKKKMMKKLLSDHQSSSELL; this comes from the exons ATGCAAACATTTAGTCAGCTAGGACCGTCGGAGGTTTTCTTCATCGCTAGAAGAGACAACCCCTGTACGAG GGCACAGCTTTGGTTCACGGGAAGACTCCCTTTCCGACAAGAATCATTTG GGTTTCGCATAAAGAACAGAGTAGAGTACAGCGCAAGACCCGTGCCTCCAAACCTGATTGCAGCAGAGAAAGAAGAAGCCAAAGCCGTTCTAACCCTCTTCTTCAAGAAGCAAGGTCTTAGCAACAGCGTCTCCGTTAGGATCATCAACAAATCCGATCTCTTCATCGACCATTTAGTCTCTAGGCTCCACTCTGTTCACAAAGCCCGTTACCTCGTAGGAAGAGAGCTTACCACACTCGAGATACGAGACTCTCTCATTCCTTACCTCGAACAGCTTCATGAACAACACGGCGATCTTCTCTCCGACCTCGTTGTCAGCTTCCCCGATCCACCACCACCTGCTGAAGATAGACCCCTTTCTTCTTCACCTCCAGCTGCACTTGCACCGCCTCGTGGTCTCACGGATTCAGCTGCAGACACTAAGAAGCTAAGAGCAGTGTCTCGCGTCAGCGAGCTCGACACAGAAGGTGCACTACGTCCTCAAACACTCTACCTCCTCGACCTCGGTTTAAACCTCGAGCAGATCAAAACAATCACCCGCAAATTCGCAGCGTTTCCTTACTACAGCCTCGAGGGAAAGATCAAACCAGTCGTGGAGTTTCTTCTAGACCTCGGCATCCCAAAGTCAGACATCCCAACGATCCTCTGCAAAAGGCCGCAGATCTGCGGGATCAGCTTAACCGATAACCTCAAACCGACCATGGCCTTCTTGGAGACGTTAGGCATCGATAAGAACCAGTGGGCGAAGATCATTTACCGTTTCCCTGCTATCTTAACTTACAGCCGACAGAAACTTATCTCCACCGTTGACTTCTTAACTCAAACCGGTCTGTCCGAAGAACAGATTGGGAAGATCTTGACTCGGTGTCCGAACATCATGTCTTACAGCGTGGAAGACAAGCTACGTCCAACGATGGAGTATTTTAAGTCGCTTAACGTCGACGTTGCGGTTCTCCTTCATCGATGTCCACAAACGTTTGGTTTAAGCATAGAGACGAACCTGAAGCCAGTGACTGAGTTCTTCCTCCAGAAAGGTTATGGTATAGATGAGATTGGGATCATGATATCTAGATACGGAGCTTTGTATACTTTCAGCTTGAGGGAGAATCTGATGCCGAAGTGGGATTACTTTCAGACGATGGATTATCCCAAGTCGGAGCTGGTGAAGTTTCCCCAGTTTTTCGGGTATAGTCTTCAGGAGAGGATCAAGCCGAGATATGAGCTGGTGAAGAGAAGTCGAGTGACGCTGTTGTTGAATCAGGTTTTGTCCTTGTCCGGAGTTGAGTTCGAGAAAGTTGTTAAGAAGAAGATGATGAAGAAACTTTTGTCTGATCATCAAAGTAGTAGCGAACTCTTGTGA
- the LOC106332301 gene encoding uncharacterized protein LOC106332301 isoform X1 — translation MQTFSQLGPSEVFFIARRDNPCTSNCRAQLWFTGRLPFRQESFGFRIKNRVEYSARPVPPNLIAAEKEEAKAVLTLFFKKQGLSNSVSVRIINKSDLFIDHLVSRLHSVHKARYLVGRELTTLEIRDSLIPYLEQLHEQHGDLLSDLVVSFPDPPPPAEDRPLSSSPPAALAPPRGLTDSAADTKKLRAVSRVSELDTEGALRPQTLYLLDLGLNLEQIKTITRKFAAFPYYSLEGKIKPVVEFLLDLGIPKSDIPTILCKRPQICGISLTDNLKPTMAFLETLGIDKNQWAKIIYRFPAILTYSRQKLISTVDFLTQTGLSEEQIGKILTRCPNIMSYSVEDKLRPTMEYFKSLNVDVAVLLHRCPQTFGLSIETNLKPVTEFFLQKGYGIDEIGIMISRYGALYTFSLRENLMPKWDYFQTMDYPKSELVKFPQFFGYSLQERIKPRYELVKRSRVTLLLNQVLSLSGVEFEKVVKKKMMKKLLSDHQSSSELL, via the exons ATGCAAACATTTAGTCAGCTAGGACCGTCGGAGGTTTTCTTCATCGCTAGAAGAGACAACCCCTGTACGAG TAATTGCAGGGCACAGCTTTGGTTCACGGGAAGACTCCCTTTCCGACAAGAATCATTTG GGTTTCGCATAAAGAACAGAGTAGAGTACAGCGCAAGACCCGTGCCTCCAAACCTGATTGCAGCAGAGAAAGAAGAAGCCAAAGCCGTTCTAACCCTCTTCTTCAAGAAGCAAGGTCTTAGCAACAGCGTCTCCGTTAGGATCATCAACAAATCCGATCTCTTCATCGACCATTTAGTCTCTAGGCTCCACTCTGTTCACAAAGCCCGTTACCTCGTAGGAAGAGAGCTTACCACACTCGAGATACGAGACTCTCTCATTCCTTACCTCGAACAGCTTCATGAACAACACGGCGATCTTCTCTCCGACCTCGTTGTCAGCTTCCCCGATCCACCACCACCTGCTGAAGATAGACCCCTTTCTTCTTCACCTCCAGCTGCACTTGCACCGCCTCGTGGTCTCACGGATTCAGCTGCAGACACTAAGAAGCTAAGAGCAGTGTCTCGCGTCAGCGAGCTCGACACAGAAGGTGCACTACGTCCTCAAACACTCTACCTCCTCGACCTCGGTTTAAACCTCGAGCAGATCAAAACAATCACCCGCAAATTCGCAGCGTTTCCTTACTACAGCCTCGAGGGAAAGATCAAACCAGTCGTGGAGTTTCTTCTAGACCTCGGCATCCCAAAGTCAGACATCCCAACGATCCTCTGCAAAAGGCCGCAGATCTGCGGGATCAGCTTAACCGATAACCTCAAACCGACCATGGCCTTCTTGGAGACGTTAGGCATCGATAAGAACCAGTGGGCGAAGATCATTTACCGTTTCCCTGCTATCTTAACTTACAGCCGACAGAAACTTATCTCCACCGTTGACTTCTTAACTCAAACCGGTCTGTCCGAAGAACAGATTGGGAAGATCTTGACTCGGTGTCCGAACATCATGTCTTACAGCGTGGAAGACAAGCTACGTCCAACGATGGAGTATTTTAAGTCGCTTAACGTCGACGTTGCGGTTCTCCTTCATCGATGTCCACAAACGTTTGGTTTAAGCATAGAGACGAACCTGAAGCCAGTGACTGAGTTCTTCCTCCAGAAAGGTTATGGTATAGATGAGATTGGGATCATGATATCTAGATACGGAGCTTTGTATACTTTCAGCTTGAGGGAGAATCTGATGCCGAAGTGGGATTACTTTCAGACGATGGATTATCCCAAGTCGGAGCTGGTGAAGTTTCCCCAGTTTTTCGGGTATAGTCTTCAGGAGAGGATCAAGCCGAGATATGAGCTGGTGAAGAGAAGTCGAGTGACGCTGTTGTTGAATCAGGTTTTGTCCTTGTCCGGAGTTGAGTTCGAGAAAGTTGTTAAGAAGAAGATGATGAAGAAACTTTTGTCTGATCATCAAAGTAGTAGCGAACTCTTGTGA